In a genomic window of Diadema setosum chromosome 3, eeDiaSeto1, whole genome shotgun sequence:
- the LOC140226213 gene encoding U11/U12 small nuclear ribonucleoprotein 35 kDa protein-like: MDTWQPIARVYLPLTAGSIDGTDTRPHDRAVERAMKANYFPNTSLESDPSLTLFVARLNPETTEKTLKKTFSKYGEVRSVKVVRDLVTGFSRQYGFVEFEDERSARRARQEADQSVIEEHIVFVDWECQRTLPGWIPRRLGGGFGGKKESGQLRFGGRDRPFRKPICIPARQDDGNQERDNRDRDRDKYGDGDRDRERDRYRDSNRDRNRDRDRDRDRDRNKDGRRDRDKYRNRDRDRDGDRGRNRDSHRDRDRVRDRDRDRDRDRDRYRDKEQGGEREKDNGGSDKERFRDRDNDRSRDRDRDRDRYRDRERDRNRDRNRDRYEYKQRATTDDGEDRDGDAWDRRRTIKEERDVNEEEPTPV, from the exons ATGGACACGTGGCAGCCGATAGCACGGGTCTACCTCCCACTAACAGCAGGGTCTATAGACGGGACTGATACCAGACCACATGACAGAGCTGTGGAGAGAGCTATGAAG GCAAATTACTTTCCAAACACATCATTGGAATCTGACCCTTCCCTCACTCTGTTTGTGGCCAGACTTAACCCAGAAACCACTGAGAAAACACTGAAGAAG ACTTTCTCCAAGTATGGTGAGGTGCGATCCGTCAAGGTCGTGCGCGACCTGGTAACGGGCTTCTCCAGGCAGTACGGCTTCGTCGAGTTCGAGGACGAGAGGTCGGCACGCCGGGCACGGCAGGAAGCGGACCAAAGCGTCATCGAGGAGCACATCGTCTTCGTGGACTGGGAGTGTCAGAGAACGCTGCCTGGCTGGATCCCACGACGACTAG GTGGCGGGTTTGGTGGCAAAAAAGAATCAGGACAGCTGAGATTCGGCGGAAGGGACAGGCCTTTCAGGAAACCAATCTGCATACCAGCCAGGCAGGATGATGGGAACCAGGAGCGGGACAACAGGGACAGGGATAGGGACAAGTATGGGGACGGAGACAGGGACCGGGAGAGAGACAGGTACAGAGACAGTAATAGGGATAGAAATAGAGATAGGGATCGGGACAGAGATAGGGACAGGAACAAAGATGGGAGGAGAGATAGGGACAAGTATAGGAACAGAGATAGGGATCGGGACGGAGACAGGGGTAGGAACAGGGACAGTCATAGGGACAGAGATAGAGTTAGGGACAGGGATAGAGACAGGGATAGGGACAGAGACAGGTATAGGGACAAGGAACAAGGTGGGGAGCGGGAAAAAGATAATGGAGGTAGTGACAAAGAACGGTTTAGAGACAGGGACAATGATCGCTCAAGGgacagagatagagacagagataggTATAGGGACAGAGAGAGGGACCGGAACCGGGACAGAAATAGGGACAGATATGAATATAAACAGAGAGCCACTACAGATGATGGCGAAGATAGGGATGGCGATGCCTGGGACAGGCGGAGAACTATTAAAGAGGAGAGAGACGTTAATGAAGAGGAACCCACTCCTGTTTGA